The following proteins are encoded in a genomic region of Glycine soja cultivar W05 chromosome 17, ASM419377v2, whole genome shotgun sequence:
- the LOC114392529 gene encoding 40S ribosomal protein S30, which translates to MGKVHGSLARAGKVRGQTPKVAKQDKKKKPRGRAHKRMQYNRRFVTAVVGFGKKRGPNSSEK; encoded by the exons ATGG GTAAGGTTCACGGATCTCTCGCACGTGCGGGTAAAGTGAGAGGACAAACTCCCAAAGTGGCGAAGCAAGACAAGAAGAAAAAGCCACGCGGACGCGCTCACAAGAGAATGCAATACAACCGCCGATTCGTCACCGCCG TGGTGGGATTCGGAAAGAAGCGTGGACCAAACTCCTCGGAGAAGTGA